A portion of the Rhodanobacter sp. AS-Z3 genome contains these proteins:
- a CDS encoding PEP-CTERM sorting domain-containing protein encodes MNTIAAKSMNALTRVVVGTTLAFFALAANAIPIGAPGTEGQKVIVSGTDHVIATYQGNTASYSNDLRLNGNFIFNNHTTPVGASVDLGSFAIGTELIFELFVNNTGYSYFTGPDSRNPDGHAHARVQANWQPGETLVSFEDLFNGPFEFNDLSFSFTNTTSGPTDVPEPNPLLLMLVGIGLIGVTVRYRRA; translated from the coding sequence ATGAACACAATTGCAGCGAAGAGCATGAACGCGCTCACCCGTGTAGTCGTTGGTACAACGCTGGCGTTCTTCGCCCTGGCAGCCAACGCCATTCCGATTGGTGCGCCCGGTACCGAGGGACAGAAAGTCATCGTTTCAGGCACTGATCATGTGATTGCGACCTATCAGGGAAACACGGCTTCGTACAGCAACGACCTGCGTTTGAACGGCAACTTTATCTTCAATAATCACACGACCCCCGTCGGTGCTTCGGTGGATCTCGGCAGCTTTGCCATTGGAACCGAACTGATTTTCGAGTTGTTTGTGAACAACACCGGATACAGCTACTTCACCGGGCCCGATTCAAGAAATCCCGATGGGCATGCTCATGCGCGCGTTCAAGCCAACTGGCAGCCTGGTGAGACCCTGGTCAGCTTCGAAGACTTGTTCAACGGTCCATTCGAATTCAACGACCTGAGCTTTTCCTTCACAAATACGACTTCAGGCCCCACCGATGTGCCGGAACCCAATCCGCTTTTGCTGATGCTTGTTGGTATCGGCCTAATCGGTGTGACCGTGCGGTATCGCAGGGCGTAG